The proteins below come from a single Aegilops tauschii subsp. strangulata cultivar AL8/78 chromosome 6, Aet v6.0, whole genome shotgun sequence genomic window:
- the LOC109732984 gene encoding uncharacterized protein, with translation MVLEDESSDDQSSLPYMHSSSTDGLNEVPFSLEDPDYKGLELDVMSPCEKHGMASERLVAFEGTDTGRRFLACAQPAGSNCGFVEWVDHQWPPTMQNALLKLWAMVEDAKTARVNDNLESFFTIHHLTEEKNKLDANYDKLVQDVHELMNFQEDKVVDFRHLQSAITYQQEVRKELIDDMKAQMASEMAKKDEETQKLTLKYELLLNLTRAQATVIQNLKLNKMKEKQVLTEASMNLELKNAELTKCQEKLTQEKLELKLQVADLLKGNEKHIEEKWQLEFQNEKLKEKFRGIQAILEK, from the exons ATGGTTTTGGAGGACGAAAGCAGCGACGACCAGTCTAGCCTCCCGTACATGCATTCTTCCTCCACAGACGGTCTCAACGAG GTCCCTTTCAGCCTTGAAGATCCAGATTACAAGGGGCTTGAGCTGGATGTGATGTCTCCATGTGAGAAGCACGGTATGGCATCTGAGAGGCTTGTTGCCTTTGAAGGAACAGACACAGGCAGGCGGTTTTTAGCATGTGCACAGCCG GCAGGTAGCAATTGTGGCTTTGTTGAATGGGTTGATCACCAGTGGCCCCCAACAATGCAGAATGCATTGTTGAAGCTATGGGCAATGGTTGAAGATGCCAAAACTGCTAGGGTGAATGACAATCTTGAAAGTTTTTTCACTATCCACCATCTGACAGAAGAGAAGAACAAGCTGGATGCCAACTATGACAAGCTAGTCCAAGATGTGCATGAGCTGATGAACTTCCAGGAAGATAAGGTGGTGGATTTCAGACATCTGCAGTCTGCCATTACATATCAGCAGGAGGTAAGAAAAGAACTGATTGATGATATGAAGGCACAGATGGCAAGTGAGATGGCAAAGAAAGATGAAGAGACCCAGAAACTTACTCTGAAGTATGAGCTGCTGCTCAACCTGACAAGAGCTCAAGCAACAGTCATTCAAAACTTGAAGTTGAACAAAATGAAAGAGAAGCAAGTGCTTACTGAAGCTAGTATGAATTTGGAGCTGAAGAATGCAGAGCTAACAAAATGTCAGGAGAAGCTCACCCAAGAGAAGCTAGAGTTGAAGCTTCAGGTTGCTGATCTGCTTAAGGGAAATGAAAAGCATATTGAAGAGAAGTGGCAGTTAGAGTTTCAGAATGAAAAGTTGAAGGAGAAGTTCAGGGGGATTCAGGCCATCTTGGAGAAGTGA